A stretch of the Chthoniobacterales bacterium genome encodes the following:
- a CDS encoding ABC transporter substrate-binding protein, producing the protein MKTTQLLPSLRRKLALSAALAVTLSGAATLAHADEQNFPLQSYRVGPYAAGGTGFFGGFIDYLNLVNIRDGGVNGVKLTWEEGETQYEVERGVEVYERLKNTRGIAAWNPLSVGIAYAMIDRITQDKVPLITINHGRTDSTDGRVFPYVFPLLLNPYSETSAIINYIGTKVGGLDKLKGRKIVVLYHGSPYGKETIPIYELLAKKYGFEVQQIEVPHPGNEQQSQWLTIRRAKPDYVVLRGWGVMNPVALKTAQKVGFPADHIVGNVWSNSEEDVIPAGDAAKGYVAITTQASGAQYPVLQEIVKTVYGAGKGNLADQKRIGSVYHNLGIVNGILNVEAVRIAQEKFGHRTLTGDEVRWGFEHLQLDPKRVEELGAKDLFHSIHVTWDNHEGDGYVTFQQWDGRKWNVVSDWIAPDWKLLRPIIEKSALAYATEHNIRLRTASDAEKVETNTPVVSNK; encoded by the coding sequence ATGAAAACCACCCAACTCCTTCCATCCCTGCGGCGAAAGCTCGCGCTCTCCGCCGCCCTTGCAGTGACGCTCTCCGGCGCAGCCACCCTCGCGCACGCCGACGAGCAGAACTTCCCGCTGCAGAGCTATCGCGTCGGTCCCTACGCGGCCGGCGGCACCGGCTTCTTCGGCGGATTCATCGACTACCTGAACCTGGTCAACATCCGCGACGGCGGCGTGAACGGCGTGAAGCTCACGTGGGAGGAAGGCGAGACGCAATACGAGGTCGAGCGCGGCGTCGAGGTCTACGAGCGCCTCAAGAATACGCGCGGCATCGCGGCGTGGAACCCGCTCTCAGTCGGCATCGCCTACGCGATGATCGACCGCATCACGCAGGACAAGGTGCCGCTCATCACGATCAATCACGGGCGCACCGACTCGACGGACGGCCGCGTATTTCCCTACGTCTTCCCGCTGTTGCTGAATCCCTACAGCGAGACCTCGGCGATCATCAACTACATCGGCACGAAGGTGGGCGGCCTCGACAAGCTCAAGGGCAGGAAGATCGTCGTCCTCTATCACGGCTCGCCCTACGGCAAGGAGACGATTCCGATCTACGAGCTCCTCGCGAAAAAATACGGCTTCGAGGTCCAGCAGATCGAGGTGCCGCATCCCGGCAACGAGCAGCAGTCGCAGTGGCTCACGATCCGCCGCGCAAAGCCTGATTACGTCGTGCTCCGAGGCTGGGGCGTGATGAATCCCGTCGCGCTCAAGACGGCGCAGAAGGTCGGCTTCCCCGCCGATCACATCGTCGGCAACGTGTGGTCGAACTCCGAAGAGGACGTCATTCCCGCCGGTGACGCCGCCAAGGGCTACGTCGCGATCACCACGCAGGCCTCCGGCGCGCAATATCCCGTGCTCCAGGAAATCGTGAAGACGGTTTACGGCGCCGGCAAGGGCAACCTTGCCGACCAGAAGCGCATCGGCAGCGTCTATCACAACCTCGGCATCGTGAACGGCATCCTCAACGTCGAGGCCGTCCGCATTGCGCAGGAAAAATTCGGCCATCGCACGCTCACGGGCGACGAGGTTCGCTGGGGCTTCGAGCACCTGCAGCTCGATCCCAAGCGCGTCGAGGAGCTCGGCGCGAAGGACCTGTTCCACTCGATTCACGTCACCTGGGACAACCACGAGGGCGACGGTTACGTGACCTTCCAGCAATGGGACGGCAGGAAATGGAATGTCGTCTCCGACTGGATCGCGCCCGACTGGAAGCTCCTTCGCCCGATCATCGAGAAGTCCGCGCTCGCCTACGCCACCGAGCACAACATCAGGCTCCGCACGGCGTCCGACGCCGAAAAGGTCGAAACCAACACCCCGGTCGTCAGCAACAAGTAG
- the sfnG gene encoding dimethyl sulfone monooxygenase SfnG gives MSTTHQDHIRFAYWVPNVSGGLVVSNIEQRTSWDIDYNRKLAQIAERSGFDYALSQIRFTAGYGAEYQHEPVLFSQALLAATERLKLIAAILPGPWNPALAAKQLATLDQLSGGRVAVNIVSGWFRGEFQAIGEPWLDHDERYRRSEEFIRALKGIWTEDNFTFRGDFYRFNNYTLKPKPLQRPHPEIFQGGSSRAARDMAARVSDWYFTNGNTPEGHAAQIADIRQKSAQNGHKVKVGVNAFIIARDTEQEARDVLEEIIAKANPEAVRAFGHEVKNAGAASPEGEGNWAKSTFEDLVQYNDGFKTNLIGTPEQIAERIVHLKSIGADLILSGFLHFQEEVEYFGKRVLPLVRELETGRGLAVAA, from the coding sequence ATGAGCACGACTCACCAGGATCACATTCGTTTCGCCTACTGGGTTCCCAACGTCAGCGGGGGCCTTGTCGTCAGCAACATCGAACAGCGCACGAGCTGGGACATCGATTACAACCGCAAGCTCGCGCAGATCGCCGAGCGCAGCGGCTTCGACTACGCACTGAGCCAGATTCGCTTCACCGCCGGCTACGGCGCGGAATACCAGCACGAGCCCGTGCTCTTCAGCCAGGCGCTGCTCGCCGCGACGGAGCGCTTGAAGCTCATCGCTGCCATCCTGCCCGGCCCGTGGAATCCCGCGCTCGCGGCGAAGCAGCTCGCCACGCTCGACCAGCTCAGCGGCGGCCGCGTCGCGGTGAACATCGTGAGTGGCTGGTTCCGCGGGGAGTTCCAGGCGATTGGCGAGCCGTGGCTCGACCACGACGAGCGCTACCGCCGCTCCGAGGAGTTCATCCGCGCCCTCAAGGGAATCTGGACCGAGGACAACTTCACGTTCCGCGGCGATTTCTATCGATTCAACAATTACACGTTGAAGCCGAAGCCGCTCCAGCGGCCGCACCCGGAGATCTTCCAGGGCGGCAGCTCCCGCGCGGCGCGCGACATGGCGGCGCGCGTGTCGGACTGGTATTTCACGAACGGCAACACGCCTGAGGGGCATGCCGCGCAGATTGCCGACATCCGGCAGAAATCCGCGCAGAACGGCCACAAGGTGAAGGTCGGCGTGAACGCCTTCATCATCGCCCGCGACACCGAGCAGGAGGCGCGCGACGTGCTCGAGGAAATCATCGCGAAGGCGAATCCCGAGGCCGTGCGCGCCTTCGGTCACGAGGTGAAGAACGCCGGCGCCGCGTCGCCCGAGGGCGAAGGAAACTGGGCCAAATCGACGTTCGAGGACCTCGTCCAATACAACGACGGCTTCAAGACGAACCTCATCGGCACGCCCGAGCAGATCGCCGAGCGCATCGTTCATCTCAAGAGCATCGGCGCCGACCTCATTCTCAGCGGGTTCCTCCACTTCCAGGAGGAGGTCGAATACTTCGGCAAACGCGTGCTTCCGCTCGTCCGCGAGCTCGAGACCGGCCGTGGCCTCGCCGTCGCCGCGTAA
- a CDS encoding histidine kinase, producing MPTAIRHGLRDWASWAILTPLLFRFSARFPLGRPRKYVVWPAHALVFVLSMAFLHIWKGGVDWAFSAAAGQSNETLQLHQPPPLRSSETLLVGEEPLPPAINLFGYFTFELPIYLMLVASAHLLLYRRRLEERAAGLTRARLEALKAQLQPHFLFNTLNTIAGLVHEQPDKADAMLVALSDLLRLSLETSSEVELPLGREMEYVERYLAIIGVRFDGRIGHSMDVDSDARNALVPAFILQPLVENAVQHGLLPRPEGGSVTVTARRQGARLRIIVSDDGLGFRSRPDATEGIGLGNARARLEQLYGDDAVLEMYDGPLTQVILEVPYRTAP from the coding sequence GTGCCCACTGCGATTCGGCATGGGCTGCGTGACTGGGCTTCGTGGGCGATCCTGACGCCGCTCCTCTTTCGATTTTCGGCGCGATTTCCGCTCGGTCGGCCGCGGAAATACGTGGTGTGGCCGGCGCATGCGCTCGTGTTCGTCCTGTCGATGGCGTTTCTCCATATCTGGAAGGGAGGGGTCGACTGGGCCTTTTCAGCGGCAGCCGGCCAGTCGAATGAGACCTTGCAGCTTCACCAGCCCCCGCCGCTCCGATCTTCGGAGACGCTTCTGGTGGGGGAGGAACCGCTCCCGCCGGCGATCAATCTCTTCGGCTATTTCACCTTCGAGCTGCCGATCTATCTGATGCTCGTGGCAAGCGCGCACCTGCTCCTTTATCGGCGCCGTCTCGAGGAACGCGCTGCCGGGCTCACCCGCGCCCGTCTCGAGGCGCTCAAGGCGCAGCTCCAGCCCCACTTTCTTTTCAATACGCTCAACACGATCGCCGGGCTCGTCCACGAACAACCGGACAAGGCCGACGCGATGCTCGTCGCGCTGAGCGACCTGCTGCGACTCAGCCTCGAGACGTCCTCGGAAGTCGAGCTGCCGCTGGGGAGGGAGATGGAATATGTCGAGCGCTACCTGGCGATCATCGGCGTCCGGTTCGATGGTCGGATCGGCCACTCGATGGACGTTGATTCCGATGCCCGGAACGCGCTGGTGCCCGCGTTCATCCTCCAGCCGCTGGTCGAGAATGCCGTTCAGCACGGGCTGCTGCCGCGTCCCGAAGGCGGCAGCGTGACCGTGACCGCGCGGCGGCAGGGTGCGCGACTGCGCATTATCGTTTCGGACGATGGCCTGGGCTTTCGCAGCCGCCCCGACGCGACCGAGGGCATCGGGCTCGGCAATGCCCGGGCGCGGCTCGAGCAGCTTTATGGCGACGATGCCGTGCTCGAGATGTATGATGGACCGCTCACGCAGGTGATTCTCGAGGTTCCCTACCGGACCGCGCCGTGA
- a CDS encoding ABC transporter ATP-binding protein, translating into MSHAPAQLVVENIEAIYNHSIAALHGVSLTVHSGEIVALIGANGAGKSTTLKAVSNLLPAERGRITTGAIRFEGVDVLRTSPGALVRLGLAQVLEGRHCFRALTVEENLVTGGVARGSGRREITRDLARIYEIFPRLGDKRHAVAGLTSGGEQQMTAIGRALMSRPRLLVLDEPSMGLAPKTVQSIFQSLGALNESEGLSILVAEQNSTIALRYAHRAVVLENGVSVLEGSAQELRSRSDIKAFYLGEGFTAKAGVPLGEAATI; encoded by the coding sequence ATGTCTCACGCACCCGCCCAACTCGTCGTCGAGAATATCGAGGCGATCTACAATCACTCCATTGCCGCCCTGCACGGTGTGAGTCTCACCGTGCACTCCGGCGAAATCGTCGCGCTCATCGGTGCGAATGGCGCCGGCAAATCCACCACGCTCAAGGCCGTGTCGAACCTGCTCCCGGCCGAACGCGGACGCATTACCACCGGCGCGATTCGCTTCGAAGGCGTGGACGTCCTGCGCACGAGTCCCGGCGCGCTCGTGCGACTCGGTCTCGCGCAGGTGCTCGAGGGCCGGCATTGCTTTCGCGCGCTCACGGTCGAGGAAAACCTCGTGACCGGCGGCGTGGCCCGCGGCTCGGGCCGCCGCGAGATCACCCGGGATCTCGCCCGCATCTACGAGATCTTTCCGCGCCTGGGCGACAAGCGCCATGCCGTGGCCGGCCTCACCTCCGGCGGAGAGCAGCAGATGACCGCCATCGGCCGCGCGCTGATGTCGCGTCCCCGCCTTCTCGTGCTCGACGAGCCCTCGATGGGCCTTGCGCCGAAGACCGTGCAGAGCATTTTCCAATCGTTGGGCGCGCTCAACGAATCCGAGGGACTTTCAATTCTCGTCGCGGAGCAGAATTCCACGATCGCGCTTCGTTATGCGCATCGCGCCGTCGTGCTCGAGAACGGCGTCTCCGTGCTCGAAGGCTCCGCGCAGGAGCTCCGCAGCCGTTCCGACATCAAGGCCTTCTATCTCGGGGAAGGCTTCACCGCAAAAGCCGGCGTCCCCCTCGGCGAGGCCGCCACCATTTGA
- the ssuE gene encoding NADPH-dependent FMN reductase: protein MPDILLISGSPVARSRSQALLDYAVEQLAAEGLGTEVVSVRDFPAEDLVLAKYDSPSFEKFRHLIAEARGIIIATPVYKAAYTGSLKALLDILPQQAFRNKTLLPLASGGTLAHLLVLDYALKPVLGALGASDILQGVFAVDTQLQFGEGSDLLIDEEIRERFDREIDSLIAKVKAPVLA, encoded by the coding sequence ATGCCTGACATTCTCCTCATTTCCGGAAGCCCCGTCGCCCGTTCCCGCTCCCAGGCCCTGCTCGACTACGCGGTCGAACAGCTCGCCGCCGAGGGGCTCGGCACCGAAGTCGTGAGCGTGCGCGATTTTCCCGCCGAGGATCTCGTGCTCGCGAAATACGACAGCCCGTCCTTCGAGAAATTCCGCCATCTCATCGCGGAGGCGCGCGGCATCATCATCGCGACGCCCGTTTACAAGGCCGCCTACACGGGCTCGCTGAAGGCACTGCTCGACATCCTGCCCCAGCAGGCCTTCCGCAACAAGACGCTACTTCCGCTCGCGAGCGGCGGCACGCTCGCGCACCTGCTTGTGCTCGATTACGCGCTCAAGCCGGTGCTCGGCGCGCTCGGCGCGTCGGACATTCTGCAGGGCGTCTTCGCCGTCGACACACAGCTCCAGTTCGGCGAGGGCAGCGACCTCCTCATCGACGAGGAGATTCGCGAACGATTCGACCGCGAGATCGACAGCCTCATCGCGAAGGTCAAGGCTCCGGTGCTCGCGTAA
- a CDS encoding branched-chain amino acid ABC transporter permease, giving the protein MFDFAFLAEVIVGGLLAGVMYSLVAIGFVLVYKTSGVLNFAQGSMVLLAALTFVSVLERGAPFWGALLLTLGVMALLGLTIERSVLRPLVNKPPIVLFMATLGLSYVIEGMAQLVWGTQVHGLDLGIEDTPFEVGGILISKFDLVAAGIAAAMVAGLTAFFRYTRLGLAFRAVADDQFAALAVGLRLQRIWAAVWVAAGVVALVAGLLWGARLGVQFSLSLIVLKALPVLVLGGFDSITGAIVGGLLIGAFEKLSEVYVGPFFGGGIETWFAYVIALAFLLVRPSGLFGQKLIERA; this is encoded by the coding sequence ATGTTTGATTTCGCGTTTCTCGCGGAGGTGATCGTCGGCGGCCTCCTGGCCGGAGTGATGTATTCGCTCGTGGCGATCGGCTTCGTGCTGGTTTACAAGACCTCGGGCGTTCTCAATTTCGCGCAGGGCTCGATGGTGCTGCTTGCGGCGCTGACCTTCGTGAGCGTGCTCGAGCGCGGTGCGCCCTTCTGGGGAGCGCTGCTTCTCACGCTCGGCGTGATGGCGCTGCTCGGCCTGACGATCGAACGCTCCGTGCTGCGTCCGCTCGTGAACAAGCCGCCGATCGTGCTTTTCATGGCGACGCTCGGGCTGTCCTACGTGATCGAGGGCATGGCGCAACTCGTATGGGGCACGCAGGTGCATGGACTCGATCTCGGGATCGAAGACACGCCATTCGAAGTCGGCGGAATTTTGATCAGTAAGTTCGACCTCGTTGCGGCGGGGATCGCTGCGGCGATGGTCGCGGGGCTGACGGCATTTTTCCGCTACACGCGGCTGGGGCTCGCCTTTCGAGCCGTGGCGGACGATCAGTTCGCCGCGCTCGCGGTGGGGCTTCGGCTGCAGCGCATCTGGGCTGCGGTGTGGGTGGCGGCCGGCGTGGTCGCGCTCGTGGCCGGCCTGCTCTGGGGCGCGCGGCTCGGCGTGCAGTTTTCGCTCTCGCTCATCGTGCTGAAGGCGCTGCCGGTGCTCGTGCTGGGCGGCTTCGACTCGATCACGGGCGCGATTGTCGGAGGCCTGCTGATCGGTGCGTTCGAGAAGCTCTCGGAAGTCTATGTCGGCCCGTTCTTTGGCGGCGGCATCGAGACGTGGTTCGCCTACGTGATCGCGCTCGCATTCCTGCTCGTGCGGCCGTCGGGCCTCTTCGGCCAGAAACTCATCGAAAGGGCCTGA
- a CDS encoding branched-chain amino acid ABC transporter permease, translated as MTTLTLDSRARWQAPAWLGPLVVLAVAYGVVPFVGSTYVFDAILTPFLALSLAAVGLNLLTGYAGQLSLGSAAFMAVGAFAAYNFNLRVPGLPLLGSFVLAGLAAAAIGIVFGLPSLRLRGFYLAVSTLAAQFFVQWALTKFSWFSNDNPSGVIDAPALTVLGISFDGPVGRYLFALTIVTALTALAWRLVNTQTGHNFIAVRDNELAAKVIGVPVLRTKLLAFAISSFFVGVAGVLWAFAYLRTVEPAGFNLDRSFQIVFIVIIGGLASIRGAFFGAALLVVFPLVLSRVGSLLLGDRFDSGTLDMCQRIVLGALIIFFLIAEPNGLVALWDRIKARLSPNTQTP; from the coding sequence GTGACCACCCTGACTCTCGATTCCCGCGCGCGCTGGCAGGCGCCGGCCTGGCTGGGTCCGCTCGTGGTGCTGGCCGTAGCCTACGGCGTCGTGCCATTCGTCGGCAGCACGTATGTCTTCGACGCGATTCTCACGCCGTTTCTCGCGTTGTCGCTTGCGGCGGTCGGGCTGAATCTGCTCACCGGTTACGCGGGGCAGCTCTCGCTCGGCTCGGCGGCGTTCATGGCTGTGGGGGCGTTTGCCGCCTACAATTTCAACCTGCGCGTGCCTGGGCTGCCGCTGCTCGGGAGCTTCGTGCTCGCCGGTCTGGCGGCGGCGGCGATCGGCATCGTCTTCGGGTTGCCGAGTCTGAGGTTGCGCGGCTTCTACCTCGCGGTCTCGACGCTTGCGGCGCAGTTCTTCGTGCAGTGGGCGCTCACGAAGTTCAGCTGGTTCTCGAATGACAATCCCTCCGGCGTGATCGATGCGCCGGCGCTCACGGTCCTTGGCATTTCGTTCGACGGACCGGTGGGACGTTATCTCTTCGCGCTCACCATCGTGACGGCGCTCACCGCGCTGGCCTGGCGGCTGGTGAACACGCAGACCGGCCACAATTTCATCGCCGTGCGGGACAATGAACTCGCGGCGAAGGTGATCGGCGTGCCCGTGCTGCGGACGAAGCTCCTTGCGTTCGCGATCTCGTCGTTCTTCGTCGGTGTGGCGGGAGTGCTGTGGGCATTCGCCTACCTGCGCACCGTCGAGCCGGCGGGGTTCAATCTCGATCGCTCGTTCCAGATCGTCTTCATCGTCATCATCGGCGGGCTGGCCTCGATTCGCGGGGCGTTTTTCGGAGCGGCGTTGCTCGTCGTCTTCCCGCTCGTGCTGTCGCGCGTCGGCAGCCTCCTGCTCGGCGACCGGTTCGACTCCGGCACGCTCGACATGTGCCAGCGCATCGTGCTCGGCGCGCTCATCATTTTCTTCCTCATCGCGGAACCCAACGGACTCGTCGCCCTCTGGGACCGCATCAAGGCCCGACTTTCACCCAACACCCAAACTCCATGA
- a CDS encoding ABC transporter ATP-binding protein, whose translation MKLESVTLAFGGITAVEDMDLTVEHGEIRAIIGPNGAGKSSLLNVISGIYRPQSGRVWIDGWRFSRVPTQQLAKLGIARTFQNLALFKGLTVLENVELGRAASRHASFVEQIVGLGRAGRERRDARVRAEKIIESLGLEAVRERFAGTLPYGLQKRVELARALVARPKVLLLDEPMAGMTATEKQEMARFVRAARDEFGTTVVLIEHDIAIVMELSDRVTVLDHGRKIADGTPAEVQADQAVIDAYVGVAHDEPEEAYV comes from the coding sequence TTGAAATTGGAGTCGGTGACGCTGGCGTTCGGAGGCATTACCGCCGTGGAGGATATGGATCTCACCGTCGAGCACGGGGAGATTCGCGCGATCATCGGGCCGAACGGCGCGGGCAAGAGCTCGCTGCTGAACGTGATCAGCGGGATTTATCGTCCCCAAAGCGGGCGCGTCTGGATCGACGGCTGGCGATTCTCACGCGTGCCGACCCAGCAGCTCGCGAAGCTCGGCATCGCGCGGACGTTTCAAAATCTGGCCCTCTTCAAGGGGCTGACCGTCCTCGAGAACGTCGAGCTCGGCCGGGCGGCGTCGCGGCACGCGAGCTTCGTCGAACAGATCGTGGGCCTCGGCCGCGCCGGACGCGAGCGCCGGGATGCGCGGGTGCGTGCGGAGAAGATCATCGAATCTCTTGGGCTGGAGGCCGTGCGCGAGCGGTTCGCAGGCACGCTGCCCTACGGTCTGCAAAAGCGGGTCGAACTGGCTCGTGCGCTGGTGGCGCGGCCGAAGGTGCTCCTGCTCGACGAGCCCATGGCGGGAATGACCGCTACCGAGAAGCAGGAGATGGCGCGCTTCGTGCGGGCGGCGCGCGACGAGTTCGGCACGACGGTGGTGCTCATCGAGCACGACATCGCGATCGTGATGGAACTCTCGGATCGCGTGACCGTGCTCGACCACGGGCGCAAGATTGCGGACGGAACGCCGGCAGAGGTTCAGGCCGACCAGGCTGTGATCGACGCGTATGTCGGCGTCGCTCACGACGAGCCGGAGGAGGCGTATGTTTGA
- a CDS encoding SfnB family sulfur acquisition oxidoreductase translates to MSLLLETEIPQNTTKSRQGVPGVAKPAEPAHIIRSDAEALEVAEHLAAAFAQGASDRDRFRTWPVAELDAFSQSGLWSINVPKKFGGPELSYVTLTKVIEIISAADPSLGQIPQNHLGVVAAIRTVSDEAQQRVLFDLVLNGTRFGNAFSEFGSKRAAEFETKFTDAGDHVIVNGRKFYSSGALLAHLVPIVALDDEGRAWYAIADRNAPGLTVIDDWSAFGQRTTLSGTVILENVQVPKTHLVPGYKGYDKPTADGAIFQIIQVAVDAGIAKAAIDDTITFVKTKSRPWVDSGLERASDDPYVIQAIGDLTLRLHATEALLEKAGLAVDRAVAEPTADSVAKAQIAVAEAKVFSTEIAIDATNRLFELAGTRSTLAEHNLDRHWRNARTHTLHDPVRWKYAILGNYALNGVNPPLHAWS, encoded by the coding sequence ATGAGTCTCCTTCTCGAAACGGAAATCCCGCAAAACACCACCAAGTCCCGCCAGGGCGTGCCTGGCGTGGCCAAGCCCGCGGAGCCTGCGCATATCATCCGCAGCGATGCCGAGGCCCTCGAAGTCGCCGAGCATCTTGCCGCCGCATTCGCGCAGGGCGCGTCCGACCGCGACCGCTTCCGCACGTGGCCGGTCGCCGAGCTCGACGCCTTCTCGCAAAGCGGGCTGTGGTCGATCAACGTCCCCAAAAAATTCGGCGGCCCGGAGCTCTCGTATGTCACGCTCACGAAGGTCATCGAGATCATCTCGGCGGCCGATCCGTCGCTGGGGCAGATTCCGCAGAACCATCTCGGCGTCGTTGCGGCGATTCGCACCGTCTCCGATGAGGCGCAGCAGCGGGTGCTCTTCGATCTCGTGCTGAACGGCACGCGATTCGGAAATGCGTTCTCCGAGTTCGGCTCGAAGCGCGCGGCGGAGTTCGAGACGAAGTTCACCGACGCGGGCGACCACGTGATCGTCAACGGCCGCAAGTTCTACTCGAGCGGCGCGTTGCTTGCACACCTCGTGCCCATCGTCGCGCTCGATGACGAAGGCCGCGCCTGGTATGCGATCGCCGACCGCAATGCGCCCGGGCTCACGGTGATCGACGACTGGTCGGCATTCGGCCAGCGCACCACGCTCAGCGGCACGGTGATCCTCGAGAATGTGCAGGTGCCGAAGACGCACCTCGTGCCCGGCTACAAGGGCTACGACAAGCCCACCGCCGATGGAGCAATCTTCCAGATTATCCAGGTCGCCGTGGATGCCGGCATCGCAAAGGCGGCGATCGACGACACGATCACGTTCGTGAAAACGAAGTCGCGTCCGTGGGTGGACAGCGGACTCGAGCGCGCGAGTGACGATCCCTACGTGATCCAGGCCATCGGCGATCTCACGCTTCGCCTGCACGCGACCGAGGCGTTGCTCGAGAAAGCCGGCCTCGCCGTGGATCGCGCCGTCGCGGAGCCGACCGCCGATTCCGTCGCGAAGGCGCAGATCGCCGTGGCCGAGGCTAAGGTGTTCAGCACGGAGATCGCCATCGACGCGACGAACCGGCTCTTCGAACTTGCCGGCACGCGCTCCACGCTCGCCGAGCACAATCTCGACCGCCACTGGCGCAACGCCCGCACGCACACGCTGCACGATCCCGTGCGCTGGAAATACGCGATCCTCGGCAACTACGCGCTCAACGGCGTGAACCCACCGCTGCACGCATGGAGTTGA
- a CDS encoding LytTR family DNA-binding domain-containing protein, translating to MKKIRTILVDDEQVARLRLARLLRASPEIEIVAECENGTSAISDIRQHAPDLVFLDIQMPGMDGFDVVDALPAEKRPTIIFVTAYDEYAVRAFEACALDYLLKPVAGDRLLKALERVAERRGKNSAEEPEAVRDRFLVRNQGRVDVVAAAQIEWIEAAGNYAILHTATQNHIIRQTMTSLEASLPEDFFRVSRSAILNLRHVVQLDADAAGENCALLRGGERVPFTRKVSEVRARL from the coding sequence GTGAAAAAGATTCGAACGATCCTGGTGGATGACGAACAGGTCGCGCGCTTGCGGCTGGCGCGGCTTTTGCGGGCCTCGCCCGAGATCGAGATCGTGGCGGAATGTGAAAATGGCACCTCGGCGATTTCCGACATCCGCCAGCACGCTCCGGATCTCGTGTTCCTCGATATTCAGATGCCGGGAATGGACGGGTTTGACGTGGTCGATGCCCTGCCAGCCGAGAAACGGCCCACGATCATTTTTGTCACCGCTTACGACGAATATGCGGTGCGCGCCTTTGAGGCCTGCGCCCTCGATTACCTTCTCAAGCCGGTGGCCGGCGATCGTCTGCTCAAGGCGCTCGAGCGGGTCGCGGAACGACGGGGAAAGAACTCTGCCGAAGAGCCGGAGGCGGTTCGGGATCGCTTTCTGGTGCGGAATCAGGGCCGGGTGGATGTCGTCGCGGCTGCGCAGATCGAGTGGATCGAGGCGGCGGGAAACTACGCGATCCTGCACACCGCCACGCAGAATCACATCATTCGCCAGACGATGACGTCGCTCGAGGCCAGCCTGCCGGAGGATTTTTTCCGCGTGAGCCGATCGGCGATCCTGAATCTGCGGCACGTCGTTCAGCTCGACGCGGACGCAGCCGGGGAGAATTGCGCGTTATTGCGAGGCGGGGAACGGGTGCCCTTTACGCGCAAGGTCAGCGAAGTCCGCGCGCGGCTGTAG